A stretch of Noviherbaspirillum cavernae DNA encodes these proteins:
- a CDS encoding DUF1801 domain-containing protein, with amino-acid sequence MKKSGSTEDESASRLIDARIAALADWRGETLAKMRKLIQEADPDVVEEWKWVDTPVWSHDGIICTGESYKAKVKLTFAKGASLEDPARLFNSSLDGNVRRAIDIHEGDEVDADAFKALIRTAVALNTSVEKATARRAK; translated from the coding sequence ATGAAAAAATCAGGTTCGACCGAGGACGAATCGGCATCCAGGCTGATTGACGCAAGAATCGCCGCGCTTGCGGACTGGCGGGGGGAGACCTTGGCCAAGATGCGCAAGCTCATCCAGGAGGCAGACCCGGACGTCGTCGAAGAGTGGAAGTGGGTGGACACGCCCGTATGGTCACATGATGGAATCATCTGCACCGGCGAGTCGTACAAAGCGAAGGTGAAGTTGACCTTTGCCAAGGGGGCTTCGTTGGAAGACCCGGCCAGGCTCTTCAACTCGAGCCTCGACGGGAACGTACGGCGAGCGATTGACATCCATGAGGGGGATGAGGTCGACGCGGACGCGTTCAAGGCACTCATCCGTACCGCGGTCGCCCTCAATACATCTGTCGAAAAGGCAACGGCGAGACGAGCGAAGTAG
- the rnk gene encoding nucleoside diphosphate kinase regulator: MKPKIIISSLDADRLEQLLESLPAHAFPGREDLEAELARAEVVDSKEMPPTVVTMNSTVRFRMESSSEAFTLTLVYPKDVDASGGTISILAPVGSALLGLSKGDEIEWPKPGGGVLRVRIDDVTYQPERAGEYRR; encoded by the coding sequence ATGAAACCGAAGATCATCATTTCATCGCTCGACGCCGATAGGTTGGAGCAATTGTTGGAGTCTCTTCCTGCTCACGCATTCCCGGGCAGGGAGGATCTGGAAGCCGAGCTCGCTCGCGCAGAAGTCGTCGATTCGAAAGAGATGCCGCCAACCGTGGTGACGATGAATTCGACCGTGCGATTCAGAATGGAATCGTCGTCCGAAGCGTTCACGCTGACGTTGGTATATCCGAAGGACGTCGATGCCAGTGGCGGCACCATTTCCATCCTTGCCCCTGTCGGCAGTGCGCTACTCGGCCTTTCCAAAGGCGATGAAATCGAGTGGCCGAAGCCCGGCGGCGGCGTGTTGCGGGTGCGGATCGACGATGTCACCTATCAGCCGGAACGTGCTGGCGAGTATCGGCGGTAG
- a CDS encoding REP-associated tyrosine transposase has product MPFLVEWRSRANSAVGWAAKPNIHDRATNDIKTMRYRRSNIAGGTYFFTVNLADRKSSLLTEHIEVLRNAMRKICQSHPFETMAVVVLPDHLHAIWRLPEGDADFSLRWSLIKAAFSREMPKTEAIRSSRRLKRERGIWQRRYWEHQIRDDDLEKHVAYVHFNPVKHGYVTRASDWPYSSIHREIERGSLDADWGCIKKEERDE; this is encoded by the coding sequence ATGCCCTTCCTGGTTGAATGGAGGTCACGCGCGAACAGCGCGGTAGGTTGGGCTGCAAAGCCCAACATTCACGACCGCGCTACCAATGACATCAAGACGATGAGATATCGAAGATCGAACATCGCTGGCGGGACGTATTTTTTCACGGTCAATCTCGCGGATCGAAAAAGCAGTCTCCTGACGGAGCACATAGAAGTACTCCGCAACGCCATGCGAAAAATTTGCCAATCCCATCCGTTCGAAACGATGGCGGTGGTGGTGTTGCCCGATCATTTGCACGCGATCTGGCGCTTGCCGGAGGGTGATGCGGATTTTTCGTTGCGCTGGTCCCTGATCAAGGCGGCGTTCTCAAGGGAGATGCCGAAAACCGAGGCGATACGAAGCAGCAGAAGATTAAAGCGAGAGCGAGGGATCTGGCAGCGGCGTTATTGGGAGCATCAGATTCGAGACGACGATCTGGAAAAGCACGTGGCTTACGTTCACTTCAATCCGGTAAAGCACGGTTACGTTACCAGGGCGTCGGACTGGCCGTATTCGTCCATTCATCGGGAAATCGAGAGGGGAAGTCTCGATGCCGATTGGGGATGTATTAAGAAAGAAGAACGTGATGAATAG
- a CDS encoding RidA family protein, with protein sequence MTKKLVNPDRLYDGTPFGMSQAVLDTESSLVFVSGQVDWNHQYQVSRNSVTGQFEAALENLRTVLVAAGASVDGLLHLRLYIRGELEDHMESLVPILAGFLGSSRPAVTAIGVASLASKATLVEVEAVARAD encoded by the coding sequence ATGACCAAGAAGTTAGTGAATCCTGACAGACTGTATGACGGCACTCCCTTTGGAATGTCGCAGGCAGTGCTTGATACCGAGAGTTCGCTGGTGTTTGTTTCCGGTCAGGTCGACTGGAATCACCAATACCAGGTGTCCCGGAACTCCGTCACGGGCCAGTTTGAAGCCGCGCTGGAAAATTTACGGACGGTACTCGTGGCTGCCGGCGCGAGCGTCGACGGCCTGCTGCATCTGCGGCTATATATCCGTGGAGAACTCGAGGATCACATGGAATCATTGGTGCCAATCCTGGCCGGGTTTCTTGGCAGTTCACGCCCGGCTGTAACGGCTATCGGTGTCGCGTCTCTCGCATCGAAAGCCACGCTTGTGGAAGTAGAAGCGGTCGCCAGAGCTGATTAG
- a CDS encoding DinB family protein, producing MNPITLNTLEAFPQQLEAHYAAIPAGFRHWSPSSWEGVPSEPFTAIEQICHVRDIEIDGYHVRFQRTLDEFKPMLVSIDGEALAKERSYATANADEVFVAFREARAKTIALISGLSQEQFNRTAEFEGYGPLSLRSLVHYLCSHDQQHLAGLQWLLGKIEASRVQLRG from the coding sequence ATGAACCCCATCACGCTGAACACTCTGGAAGCATTCCCTCAGCAGTTGGAGGCGCACTACGCCGCCATTCCTGCCGGGTTCAGGCATTGGTCCCCGTCGTCATGGGAAGGCGTGCCGAGTGAGCCCTTCACCGCCATAGAGCAGATTTGCCACGTGCGCGATATAGAAATCGATGGCTATCACGTGCGATTCCAGCGTACTCTTGATGAATTCAAACCGATGCTGGTCTCCATCGATGGTGAAGCTCTGGCCAAGGAGCGCTCCTACGCCACCGCAAACGCCGATGAAGTCTTTGTGGCCTTTCGAGAGGCGCGCGCGAAGACAATTGCGCTCATCTCCGGCCTGAGCCAAGAGCAGTTCAACCGAACCGCCGAGTTCGAAGGCTACGGACCTTTGTCCTTGCGCAGTTTGGTGCATTACCTGTGCAGCCATGATCAGCAACATCTGGCAGGCTTGCAGTGGCTGCTGGGAAAAATCGAGGCTTCGCGTGTTCAGTTGCGGGGCTGA
- a CDS encoding class I SAM-dependent methyltransferase: MSAVVPNSSPAIDLVAVKTRQQAAWSSGNYAVVGTTLQIVGENLCEALDLRAGTSVLDVAAGNGNATLAAARRWCDVTSTDYVPSLLESGRARAQAEGHTIQFQEADAENLPFGDASFDVVMSTFGVMFTPNQEKAAAELARVCKSGGKIGLANWTPESFIGQVFKTIGKYIPPAPGVQSPALWGTKARLDALFGETAREIRTTSRDFVFRYRSPAHFLDVFRTYYGPMNKTFGALDAEKQAAFTKELLALMESRNRSGDSTLVLPSEYLEVVIDRK; encoded by the coding sequence ATGTCCGCAGTTGTTCCCAACTCATCCCCCGCCATTGACCTCGTCGCAGTCAAGACGCGTCAGCAAGCCGCCTGGTCCTCAGGCAACTATGCCGTCGTCGGCACCACTCTGCAGATCGTCGGTGAAAATCTGTGCGAGGCGCTCGACCTGCGCGCCGGCACAAGCGTGCTCGACGTCGCCGCCGGCAACGGCAATGCCACCCTTGCCGCCGCGCGCCGCTGGTGCGACGTGACGTCGACCGACTATGTACCGTCGCTGCTCGAGTCCGGACGAGCGCGCGCGCAGGCCGAGGGCCACACGATCCAGTTCCAGGAAGCCGACGCCGAGAACCTGCCGTTCGGCGACGCATCATTCGACGTCGTGATGTCCACCTTCGGCGTGATGTTTACCCCGAACCAGGAAAAAGCAGCAGCCGAACTCGCACGCGTCTGCAAGAGCGGCGGCAAGATCGGTCTGGCGAACTGGACGCCCGAAAGCTTCATCGGGCAGGTGTTCAAGACCATCGGCAAGTACATTCCCCCCGCGCCAGGCGTCCAATCACCGGCACTGTGGGGCACGAAGGCGAGACTCGATGCGCTCTTCGGAGAAACCGCAAGGGAGATCCGCACGACCAGCCGCGACTTCGTCTTCCGCTACCGCTCGCCGGCACACTTTCTCGACGTGTTCCGCACCTACTACGGACCGATGAACAAGACTTTCGGCGCGCTCGATGCCGAGAAGCAGGCCGCTTTCACCAAGGAGTTACTGGCGCTCATGGAAAGCCGCAACCGTTCGGGCGACAGCACCTTGGTGCTGCCAAGCGAGTACCTCGAAGTCGTGATCGACCGGAAGTGA
- a CDS encoding class I SAM-dependent methyltransferase codes for MMTNQIRFDDGAAYERYMGKWSQLAGETFLDWLAPKSGLRWLDVGCGNGAFTEMLVERCAPVSVQGIDPSEGQLAYARTRPASRVAQFRQGDAMAQPFPDDTFDAAVMPLVIFFVPDPAKGVAEMARVVCPGGTVTAYAWDMFGGGFPYEALQVEMRGLGVAVPVPPSPGASRIDAMRDLWAGAGLDAVETREITVQRTFADFDDYWTTILGGPSVGPQLAAMASEDLALLKARMRARLPADAIGRITYSARANAVKGHVPN; via the coding sequence ATGATGACCAACCAAATCCGCTTCGACGACGGGGCTGCCTACGAACGATACATGGGGAAGTGGAGCCAGCTTGCAGGTGAAACTTTCCTCGACTGGCTTGCTCCAAAATCAGGTTTGCGATGGCTCGACGTTGGCTGCGGCAACGGCGCCTTTACCGAAATGCTCGTCGAGCGGTGTGCACCAGTCTCGGTACAGGGGATAGACCCGTCTGAGGGGCAACTTGCCTATGCTCGCACACGACCCGCGTCGCGTGTCGCACAGTTTCGTCAGGGCGATGCAATGGCACAGCCTTTCCCCGACGACACGTTCGACGCGGCTGTCATGCCGCTGGTGATTTTCTTCGTTCCCGACCCGGCCAAGGGCGTTGCCGAAATGGCGCGAGTGGTCTGCCCGGGCGGTACCGTCACAGCCTATGCGTGGGACATGTTCGGCGGTGGTTTTCCTTACGAGGCGTTGCAGGTTGAAATGCGTGGGCTAGGCGTTGCGGTTCCGGTACCGCCGAGCCCTGGCGCGTCTCGAATAGATGCAATGCGGGACTTGTGGGCTGGTGCGGGTTTGGATGCTGTCGAAACGCGGGAGATCACCGTGCAACGGACATTCGCCGATTTTGACGACTACTGGACGACCATCCTCGGGGGGCCGAGCGTCGGTCCACAGCTCGCAGCGATGGCATCCGAGGATCTCGCGCTTCTCAAAGCGCGGATGCGCGCGCGCCTGCCGGCAGATGCCATTGGCCGTATCACCTATAGTGCCCGGGCCAACGCAGTAAAGGGTCACGTACCAAACTGA
- a CDS encoding alpha/beta hydrolase — translation MSAVFAMEACMHQPVPYFREAGTGPGVVCIHSNASTSGQWRGLMDRLADTFHVLAPDSYGAGKSPEWFSDRAVTLGDEVVFIEPVLAMAGAPFALVGHSYGAAVALMAALENPGRIRAIALYEPTLFALLDAETPAPNDADGIRNAVADAGTALDAGNHDAAAERFIDYWMGDGSWKQTPEARKPPIAASVTNVRRWGHALFTEPTPLKAFRELDVPVLYMTGKRSRRSAHGVARLLTSALPRVEHVEFETLGHMGPITHPDQVNEVIERFLERA, via the coding sequence ATGTCGGCAGTATTCGCAATGGAGGCATGCATGCATCAGCCCGTACCCTATTTCCGTGAAGCAGGAACCGGCCCCGGGGTCGTATGCATACACTCGAACGCGAGCACCTCGGGCCAATGGCGAGGATTGATGGATCGTCTCGCCGACACGTTTCACGTCCTCGCGCCTGATTCCTACGGTGCCGGAAAAAGTCCGGAGTGGTTCTCGGACCGAGCCGTCACGCTCGGGGACGAAGTCGTGTTCATTGAACCGGTCCTCGCCATGGCAGGCGCACCGTTTGCGCTGGTGGGGCATTCATACGGTGCCGCAGTCGCGCTGATGGCAGCCCTGGAGAATCCCGGTCGCATACGTGCGATCGCCCTGTACGAGCCGACCTTGTTTGCGCTCCTCGACGCGGAGACGCCTGCACCCAACGACGCCGATGGCATCCGCAACGCGGTGGCCGACGCAGGCACCGCTCTTGACGCGGGAAACCATGATGCAGCCGCCGAGCGTTTCATCGACTACTGGATGGGCGATGGCAGCTGGAAGCAGACGCCGGAGGCGCGCAAGCCGCCCATCGCCGCGTCGGTGACGAATGTGCGCAGATGGGGACATGCCTTGTTTACCGAGCCCACACCCCTGAAGGCATTCCGCGAGCTCGATGTCCCGGTGCTCTACATGACGGGCAAGCGCTCAAGACGCTCCGCACACGGGGTGGCACGCCTGTTGACGAGCGCGCTGCCGCGTGTGGAGCATGTGGAGTTTGAAACGCTTGGCCATATGGGGCCGATTACCCATCCTGACCAGGTGAATGAAGTCATCGAACGGTTTCTCGAACGGGCCTGA
- a CDS encoding MBL fold metallo-hydrolase: protein MIFRQLADPTSSTYTYLLADSDSREAVLIDPVFEQVERDAAILHELDLRLLYTLDTHVHADHVTGAWLLKQRLGSKIAVSAASQAEGADRYLADGDLVQFGARHLEARATPGHTSGCLTYVLDDRSMAFTGDVLLIRGSGRTDFQQGDAHKMYQSVHRRIFTLPSTCLLYPAHDYRGLTVTSVEEEKRFNPRLGIAIGEEDFVGYMKNLGLPHPKQIDIAVPANMKSGQPADGQDKASAQHWAPLTYTFAGIYEIQPDAFEENAATIQLVDVREPSEFDGPLGHIASATLVPLGQLGTSIDRLDRTRPVVTVCRSGARSAQATVLLQRAGFAQVANLAGGMLRWRAEGHPVVGGKA, encoded by the coding sequence CTGATCTTTCGCCAACTGGCCGACCCGACCTCCTCCACGTATACCTATTTGCTCGCCGACAGCGACAGCCGCGAAGCAGTGTTGATCGATCCGGTCTTCGAGCAGGTCGAACGCGACGCGGCGATCCTGCACGAACTGGACCTGCGCCTGCTCTACACGCTCGACACCCACGTCCACGCCGACCACGTCACCGGCGCGTGGCTGTTGAAGCAACGACTGGGCAGCAAGATCGCGGTATCGGCCGCGAGCCAGGCCGAAGGCGCGGACAGGTATCTGGCGGACGGCGATCTGGTGCAATTCGGCGCGCGCCATCTCGAAGCCCGCGCCACACCGGGCCACACGAGCGGCTGCCTGACCTACGTGCTGGACGACCGCAGCATGGCCTTTACCGGCGACGTGCTGCTGATCCGCGGCAGCGGCCGCACCGATTTCCAGCAGGGCGATGCGCACAAGATGTACCAGTCGGTCCACCGCCGGATCTTCACGCTGCCATCCACCTGCCTGCTCTACCCCGCCCATGACTATCGCGGCCTGACCGTCACCAGCGTGGAAGAAGAGAAGCGCTTCAATCCGCGTCTGGGCATCGCCATCGGCGAAGAGGATTTCGTCGGCTACATGAAGAACCTCGGACTGCCGCATCCCAAGCAGATCGACATCGCCGTGCCCGCCAACATGAAATCCGGCCAGCCGGCGGACGGGCAGGACAAGGCATCGGCGCAGCACTGGGCGCCGCTGACCTACACGTTCGCCGGCATCTACGAAATCCAGCCGGACGCATTTGAAGAGAACGCGGCAACAATACAGCTGGTCGATGTGCGCGAACCGAGCGAGTTCGATGGCCCGCTCGGCCATATCGCCAGCGCCACCCTGGTGCCGCTGGGCCAACTCGGCACATCCATCGACCGACTCGACCGCACCCGCCCGGTCGTGACCGTATGCAGATCGGGCGCGCGCTCGGCGCAAGCGACAGTGCTGCTGCAACGCGCAGGATTCGCGCAGGTCGCCAATCTCGCGGGCGGCATGCTGCGCTGGCGCGCGGAAGGGCATCCGGTGGTTGGAGGAAAGGCGTAG
- the aqpZ gene encoding aquaporin Z: MKQYSAEFLGTFWLVLGGCGSAVLAAAFPQVGIGLHGVALAFGLTVLTMAFAIGHISGCHLNPAVSVGLWAGGRFPASKLAPYIVAQVLGGIVAGGVLYVIASGAPGFDVSKGFASNGYGAHSPGGYSLLAGLVSEVVMTMFFLVIILVVTDKRTPAGFAPIAIGFALTLIHLISIPVTNTSVNPARSTGVAVYVGGWAVAQLWLFWFAPIVGALLGAVTYRAIASEDS, translated from the coding sequence ATGAAGCAATACAGTGCGGAGTTTCTTGGAACCTTCTGGCTTGTTCTTGGTGGATGCGGCAGCGCTGTACTCGCTGCTGCCTTTCCGCAGGTTGGCATCGGTCTGCATGGCGTTGCGCTTGCCTTCGGCCTGACCGTGCTCACGATGGCGTTTGCCATCGGGCATATCTCCGGTTGCCATCTGAATCCGGCCGTCTCCGTGGGGCTCTGGGCAGGTGGGCGCTTCCCGGCCAGCAAGCTTGCTCCCTACATCGTGGCGCAGGTGCTGGGTGGCATCGTGGCCGGCGGCGTACTGTATGTCATCGCCAGCGGCGCACCGGGCTTCGATGTCTCCAAGGGCTTTGCCTCGAACGGCTACGGGGCGCATTCGCCAGGCGGCTACTCGCTGCTGGCGGGGCTGGTCAGCGAGGTGGTGATGACCATGTTCTTCCTGGTGATCATCCTTGTCGTCACCGACAAGCGTACACCGGCAGGCTTTGCGCCGATCGCCATCGGCTTTGCCTTGACGCTCATCCACCTCATCAGCATTCCGGTCACCAACACCTCGGTCAACCCGGCGCGCAGCACGGGTGTCGCCGTCTATGTTGGCGGCTGGGCTGTCGCCCAGTTGTGGCTGTTCTGGTTTGCGCCGATCGTTGGTGCGCTGCTGGGCGCGGTGACTTATCGCGCCATCGCCAGCGAGGACAGCTGA
- a CDS encoding glutathione S-transferase N-terminal domain-containing protein, giving the protein MTDLSAFPITKKWPARHHDRIQLYSLPTPNGVKVSIMLEETGLPYEPHLVDFGTNDQMTPEFLSLNPNNKIPAIIDPNGPDGRPRALFESGAILIYLADKSGQFIPQDSAGRYETIQWLMFQMGGVGPMFGQLGFFNKFAGREYDDKRPRDRYVAESKRLLGVLNQRLAGRDWIMGETYTIADMATFPWVRNLIGFYEAGDLVGIADFPHVTRVLDAFLARPAVARGLEIPRRHSTGA; this is encoded by the coding sequence ATGACCGATCTTTCCGCCTTTCCCATCACGAAGAAATGGCCCGCGCGGCATCACGACCGGATTCAACTCTATTCCCTGCCTACCCCGAATGGCGTCAAGGTGTCGATCATGCTTGAAGAGACGGGGCTGCCTTATGAGCCGCATCTCGTCGATTTCGGCACCAATGACCAGATGACGCCGGAATTTCTCTCTCTCAATCCGAACAACAAGATCCCCGCCATCATCGACCCCAACGGACCCGATGGCAGGCCGCGTGCCTTGTTCGAATCCGGCGCGATCCTGATCTATCTCGCCGACAAGAGCGGACAATTCATCCCGCAGGATTCCGCCGGCCGCTACGAAACGATTCAGTGGCTCATGTTCCAGATGGGAGGCGTCGGCCCGATGTTCGGCCAGCTTGGCTTCTTCAACAAATTCGCCGGCAGGGAATACGACGACAAACGCCCGCGCGACCGCTACGTTGCGGAATCAAAGCGCCTGCTCGGCGTACTCAACCAGCGGCTTGCAGGCCGGGACTGGATCATGGGCGAGACTTACACGATTGCCGACATGGCGACATTCCCCTGGGTGCGCAACCTGATCGGCTTTTACGAAGCCGGCGATCTGGTGGGCATTGCGGATTTTCCGCATGTCACGCGCGTCCTCGATGCGTTCCTGGCGCGTCCGGCAGTTGCACGCGGCCTTGAAATTCCGAGGCGGCATTCGACCGGCGCATAA
- a CDS encoding AraC family transcriptional regulator produces MDALSDVLRVVQLSGAVFLNGEFTAPWCLISEADSDVCAAYLPRSERVVSYHLIVEGSCVARLVDDEHSALRVDAGELLVVPQGDEHLMGSTLDMTPTRAAPLLAEHLETLPGEVMRVMYGGGGAPTRIVCGFLTCDEMLSNPLLASLPRIFKVDVSRTVESAWLASALGFAAAEAAGQRAGSATVLAKLSELLFVEALRRCIDTLPQHEKGWLAGVRDRYVGRALSRLHAQPAHPWTVDELAGNVGLSRSALAQRFTDLLGQPPMQYLARWRLHTAARQLRSGRQSLAEVADAVGYDSEAAFSRAFKREFGLPPASWRTSQEREAGTMDMNAVSRIERDGMAAQGYARRS; encoded by the coding sequence ATGGATGCCTTGTCTGATGTCTTGCGCGTCGTGCAACTCAGCGGTGCGGTCTTTCTCAACGGCGAGTTCACGGCACCGTGGTGCCTGATCAGCGAAGCCGACAGCGACGTCTGCGCCGCCTATCTGCCGCGCTCCGAGCGCGTGGTGTCGTATCACCTCATCGTCGAGGGTTCCTGCGTGGCAAGGCTGGTCGATGACGAGCATTCGGCGCTACGCGTAGATGCCGGTGAGCTGCTGGTGGTTCCGCAAGGGGATGAGCATTTGATGGGCAGCACGCTCGACATGACGCCCACGCGCGCCGCGCCGCTTTTGGCAGAGCATCTGGAGACGCTGCCGGGAGAAGTCATGCGCGTCATGTACGGCGGCGGCGGTGCGCCGACGCGCATCGTATGCGGCTTTCTCACCTGTGACGAAATGCTCAGCAATCCTCTGCTGGCTTCGCTGCCGCGCATCTTCAAGGTAGACGTGAGCAGAACGGTCGAATCGGCGTGGCTCGCGTCGGCGCTCGGTTTCGCCGCTGCAGAAGCGGCCGGACAGCGCGCCGGCAGCGCCACGGTGCTCGCCAAGCTGTCGGAGCTGCTGTTCGTCGAAGCCTTGCGGCGCTGTATCGATACGCTGCCGCAGCATGAAAAGGGCTGGCTTGCCGGAGTGCGCGACCGCTATGTCGGACGCGCCTTGTCGCGCCTGCACGCGCAACCCGCGCATCCATGGACCGTCGATGAGCTTGCGGGCAATGTCGGACTGTCACGCTCCGCGCTCGCGCAGCGATTCACCGATCTGCTCGGCCAGCCGCCGATGCAGTATCTGGCGCGCTGGCGGCTGCACACGGCGGCGCGCCAGTTGCGCAGCGGCCGTCAGTCGCTGGCCGAGGTGGCGGATGCAGTCGGATACGATTCCGAGGCCGCCTTCAGCCGCGCCTTCAAGCGCGAGTTCGGACTCCCGCCGGCGAGTTGGCGCACGAGCCAGGAACGAGAGGCGGGCACAATGGATATGAACGCCGTCTCGCGTATCGAGCGAGACGGGATGGCCGCGCAGGGATACGCGCGACGCTCGTAG
- a CDS encoding DUF4440 domain-containing protein produces the protein MPPTAQTAQTERCKVITEQEIASLFDRWNQSLQTGDPRKVVANYAERSILLPTVSNKPRLTPADKEDYFHHFLENRPSGKIDLRFVEMGCNTAVDAGLYTFTFAKTGAVVSGRYSYTYRWDGSTWLITSHHSSAMPEKK, from the coding sequence ATGCCGCCCACCGCTCAGACCGCGCAGACCGAACGTTGCAAGGTCATCACCGAACAGGAAATCGCATCGTTGTTTGATCGGTGGAATCAGTCATTGCAGACTGGCGATCCGCGTAAGGTCGTTGCCAATTATGCGGAGCGTTCCATTTTGTTGCCTACCGTTTCGAACAAACCGCGCCTGACCCCGGCGGACAAGGAAGATTATTTTCATCATTTCCTGGAGAATCGCCCTTCCGGAAAGATTGATCTGCGCTTCGTCGAGATGGGTTGCAATACCGCTGTCGATGCCGGCCTCTACACATTCACGTTCGCCAAGACAGGCGCAGTGGTCAGTGGCCGCTATAGCTATACCTATCGCTGGGATGGTTCGACGTGGCTCATTACCAGTCATCATTCCTCCGCAATGCCAGAGAAGAAGTAA